In Meiothermus cerbereus DSM 11376, the genomic window GGCCTGGGAACTCACCGCTCTGGTCGCTGGAAATGACGCCCGGGCGCTAAGAGCCATTTACAAGAGCGAGGGCATTTTGCTCTCCCGTTTCTACCGAAAGGAGGCAGTGGGTGCAAAAGGAAATTAGTAGAGAACAGGCTTTTGTGCAGTACCTGCGAAAGCACAGTGAGTCCGCCGACCTGGCGCGGATGCGCCGTGCCCTAGCTGATCCGGGAGCGGAGGTGATCCCGTTGGTCGAGGGATTCTTGGCGCGTATTCAGGACGATTACGAGGCTCGCTGGGAGCGGATTTGTTACTACCTGGTGGCGGGGTTGTGGGCGAGCGCGGTGTCCTCGTCGGAGCTGGAGCGCTTTCGCCGGCAGCCCGAGGAAGAACCTGAAGTGAGCCAGGGCGACCAAAGCAACGTGAACAAAGGCTACCGTCGCACACTGGGCCACGCCATCGCCCAGCTTTACCTCGCCCGTGGCCAGTCCAAAAGCATCGAGCAGCGCTTCGTCGCCTTGCTTGATGCCGATGAGGAACAGCTCCCATACCGGAT contains:
- the casB gene encoding type I-E CRISPR-associated protein Cse2/CasB, whose protein sequence is MQKEISREQAFVQYLRKHSESADLARMRRALADPGAEVIPLVEGFLARIQDDYEARWERICYYLVAGLWASAVSSSELERFRRQPEEEPEVSQGDQSNVNKGYRRTLGHAIAQLYLARGQSKSIEQRFVALLDADEEQLPYRMRQMVRLLKSEEGIPIYWSELLRDLLAWDYEHRPVQQKWARAFYRTVAKETQGGEE